One stretch of Pontiella desulfatans DNA includes these proteins:
- the fucP gene encoding L-fucose:H+ symporter permease, which yields MSESVEKTPVVSKALLGSFILVTCLFALWGFANDITNPLVAAFKGVMELSNAESTWIQAAFYGGYATMAIPAALFIRKFSYKAGILLGLTLYATGALLFIPAAVTMKFVWFPVSLYILTFGLAFLETTANPFILSMGDERTATQRLNLAQAFNPIGSLMGMVVASKLILAKLSTSQFRTDWIADHPESATMGAAELNEKVAAAYAAFKAAQPDVFAANQVADVAIIRNPYAILGVVVLIMFVVFVFKKFPAAEHKGEQLHPIETARRLFSTNRWWEGVIAQTFYVAAQITCWTFVIQYAMENVPGMTLEKAQNYNIGAMVLFLVSRFICTFLLKYLSAGKLLMQLAALAGVLMLCTIFLQNYAGLLCLIGISGCMSLMFPTIYGIALDGLGEDAKLGSAGLVFAIVGGAAMPLAMGKIMDGDGIGMLNAVSTSFFMPFVSFVIIAIFGFRTYTVHHRK from the coding sequence ATGAGTGAGTCAGTTGAGAAAACGCCAGTTGTATCCAAGGCCTTATTAGGTTCGTTTATTCTGGTAACCTGTTTATTTGCACTATGGGGATTTGCAAATGACATTACCAATCCGCTGGTCGCGGCGTTCAAGGGAGTGATGGAACTTAGCAATGCCGAAAGTACGTGGATTCAGGCTGCGTTTTACGGGGGCTACGCCACTATGGCCATTCCCGCGGCATTGTTCATTCGCAAGTTTTCCTACAAGGCGGGCATTCTGTTGGGATTGACGTTGTATGCCACCGGGGCACTGTTGTTTATTCCTGCGGCCGTGACCATGAAATTTGTCTGGTTCCCGGTTTCCCTCTATATTCTCACGTTCGGCCTCGCGTTTCTGGAAACGACAGCCAATCCGTTCATTCTGTCGATGGGCGATGAGCGTACCGCCACCCAGCGTTTGAATCTCGCACAGGCGTTCAATCCGATTGGTTCGTTGATGGGTATGGTGGTGGCGAGTAAGCTGATTCTTGCGAAGCTTTCCACTTCCCAGTTCCGCACAGATTGGATCGCAGATCATCCCGAGTCCGCGACCATGGGCGCGGCGGAGCTCAATGAAAAGGTGGCCGCGGCCTACGCGGCGTTTAAGGCCGCACAACCCGACGTGTTCGCCGCGAATCAAGTTGCCGATGTCGCGATCATTCGTAACCCTTATGCCATTCTCGGTGTCGTGGTTTTGATTATGTTCGTTGTCTTTGTTTTCAAGAAGTTTCCTGCAGCGGAGCATAAGGGCGAGCAACTGCATCCGATTGAAACCGCAAGGCGTCTCTTCTCCACCAACCGCTGGTGGGAGGGCGTCATTGCACAGACCTTCTATGTGGCCGCTCAGATCACCTGCTGGACGTTTGTAATTCAATACGCGATGGAAAATGTTCCGGGCATGACGCTCGAAAAGGCGCAGAATTACAACATTGGCGCTATGGTACTCTTTCTCGTCAGCCGCTTCATTTGCACTTTCTTGCTGAAATATCTCTCGGCCGGCAAGTTGCTCATGCAACTCGCGGCTCTCGCTGGCGTGCTGATGCTCTGCACCATCTTCCTGCAAAACTATGCGGGTCTGCTCTGCCTTATCGGTATTTCCGGCTGCATGTCGCTCATGTTCCCGACCATTTACGGCATCGCGCTGGACGGACTCGGCGAAGACGCGAAATTGGGTTCCGCCGGTCTCGTATTCGCGATCGTCGGTGGCGCAGCGATGCCTCTGGCCATGGGAAAAATTATGGATGGTGACGGCATCGGTATGCTCAACGCGGTGAGCACCTCGTTCTTTATGCCGTTCGTTTCGTTTGTGATCATCGCGATCTTCGGCTTCCGGACCTACACCGTTCATCACCGGAAATAA
- a CDS encoding sulfatase family protein, which translates to MNKLLSVVAGLVVALSAGAEKPNILFIMSDDHTWQAVGAYHSRFAYLNPTPNIDALAEKGVVFENAFCGNAICTPSRASIMTGQYSHKNGALTLDGELEKERQFLALEMKKAGYQTAVVGKWHLKALPEAFDYYKVLPGQGNYFDPVFYETGGGTNLIKMTGHSSDCVMDSALSWFKEKRDPETPFFLKLHFKAPHDYFENAPRYDSYLEKINMPEPLSLWERGTGSMATRGYDGELDQVLATSIGRRNFRRSYDVDFEVDPNLDDVAAKREAYNIYMKKYFRCVKGVDDNLGRLFQYMEKEGLMDNTVIMYTGDQGFFLGEHDMQDKRWAYEPSFRMPFIAYYPKSIVPGRTDAIIENVDYPVTMLDYAGIALPDYMQGRSFRSVLDQGTEPEGWKQEAYYQYWMHMAHHDVPGHIAMRTKRYKLILFHGTQGTTGFGSERSEHATPPAWELYDLKNDPNEMVNVYDDPAYADVIPGLKDQFKALRKRIKADDPSIAPNKPSQERMEAVNAVIDEYWDYSPEDRQKAIRISKDYLEQFGDPATCKKYLAPWLRPDDLDPSEM; encoded by the coding sequence ATGAATAAATTATTATCTGTTGTGGCCGGTTTGGTGGTTGCTTTATCAGCCGGTGCTGAAAAACCGAATATTCTGTTTATCATGTCGGATGATCATACATGGCAGGCGGTAGGGGCATATCATTCACGCTTTGCTTATTTGAATCCGACACCGAACATTGATGCGCTGGCGGAAAAGGGGGTGGTGTTTGAAAATGCCTTTTGCGGCAATGCCATCTGCACCCCGAGCCGCGCGTCGATAATGACCGGGCAGTACAGCCACAAAAACGGGGCCTTGACTCTGGATGGCGAACTGGAAAAAGAACGACAGTTCCTGGCCCTGGAAATGAAGAAGGCCGGATATCAGACCGCGGTGGTGGGCAAATGGCATCTCAAAGCGCTGCCGGAGGCCTTTGATTATTACAAGGTGCTGCCGGGGCAGGGTAACTACTTTGATCCGGTGTTTTATGAAACCGGCGGAGGAACCAACCTGATCAAAATGACCGGTCACTCTTCGGATTGTGTCATGGACTCCGCGCTGAGCTGGTTTAAAGAGAAGCGCGATCCGGAGACGCCGTTTTTCCTGAAACTGCATTTTAAAGCCCCGCACGATTATTTTGAAAATGCACCGCGGTATGACTCCTATCTGGAAAAGATCAACATGCCGGAGCCGCTGAGCCTGTGGGAACGGGGGACCGGTTCCATGGCCACCCGGGGGTATGACGGCGAGCTGGATCAGGTGCTGGCAACGTCGATTGGTCGACGTAATTTCCGGCGCTCCTACGACGTCGATTTTGAAGTGGACCCGAATCTCGATGACGTGGCGGCGAAGCGCGAAGCCTATAACATTTACATGAAAAAATATTTCCGCTGTGTGAAAGGCGTAGACGACAACCTAGGCCGGCTTTTCCAATACATGGAAAAAGAAGGCCTGATGGACAATACCGTGATCATGTATACCGGGGACCAGGGCTTTTTCCTCGGGGAGCACGATATGCAGGATAAACGCTGGGCCTACGAACCCTCCTTCCGCATGCCGTTTATCGCGTATTACCCCAAATCGATCGTGCCCGGCCGTACCGATGCCATTATTGAAAATGTCGATTATCCGGTAACCATGCTGGATTATGCCGGGATTGCATTACCGGACTATATGCAGGGCCGCTCCTTCCGCAGCGTGCTGGATCAGGGGACAGAGCCGGAAGGGTGGAAACAGGAAGCCTACTATCAATACTGGATGCATATGGCGCATCACGATGTGCCTGGGCACATTGCCATGCGCACCAAACGCTATAAGCTCATTCTTTTCCATGGCACGCAGGGCACAACCGGTTTCGGATCCGAGCGGTCGGAACATGCAACGCCGCCGGCCTGGGAATTGTATGATCTGAAAAACGATCCGAATGAAATGGTGAATGTGTATGACGATCCCGCCTATGCCGATGTCATTCCCGGCCTGAAAGATCAGTTTAAAGCGTTGCGGAAACGGATCAAAGCCGACGACCCATCCATCGCCCCGAATAAACCGTCGCAGGAACGCATGGAAGCCGTAAATGCGGTAATCGATGAATACTGGGACTATTCTCCCGAAGATCGTCAGAAAGCCATCCGTATATCAAAGGACTATCTGGAACAGTTCGGCGACCCGGCTACCTGCAAAAAATATCTCGCCCCCTGGCTCCGGCCGGACGATCTTGATCCGAGCGAGATGTAA
- a CDS encoding L-rhamnose/proton symporter RhaT — translation MMFAGVVWALIAGVMLGLYALPEKYTKGYAYENTWGLFFILTMFVVPVIASYVLLGGLQVFGMVDSSIILKMAIASVLWGTGVMMWGKAINHIGLSLGFSLFIGTVILVGSIIPFFVNGIPPSNVFMTVLGGLAVVLAGVVLNGNAGLVREKDEKDGDAPGNETGGSMLTGILIAIVGGLLATGFSFANAVGAEPLGAAVAELGLAPWKTAVAVMFPIFISGGVVMGLYFAQQLTVKKRWADFKTVHVVPNFFLILIMAIFHYTASALFAYAASKLGDAGNTVGYAIFNASCVCTAIMSGIITGEWKRASGRAKALLYAGLGCMVIGIIIIASGNGLG, via the coding sequence ATGATGTTTGCAGGAGTTGTTTGGGCATTGATCGCAGGAGTGATGCTGGGGCTGTATGCTTTGCCGGAAAAATATACCAAGGGATATGCATACGAAAATACATGGGGACTGTTCTTCATTCTTACCATGTTTGTTGTTCCGGTAATTGCATCCTACGTGCTGCTGGGCGGCCTGCAGGTTTTCGGGATGGTTGATTCTTCCATTATCTTGAAAATGGCTATTGCTTCGGTGCTTTGGGGAACCGGGGTGATGATGTGGGGTAAGGCTATCAACCACATTGGGCTTTCACTCGGATTTTCGCTCTTTATTGGCACCGTGATTCTTGTTGGATCCATTATCCCGTTTTTTGTAAACGGCATCCCTCCTTCAAATGTATTTATGACCGTTCTGGGCGGGCTGGCGGTTGTGCTGGCAGGTGTAGTGCTGAACGGCAATGCCGGGTTGGTTCGCGAAAAAGATGAAAAGGATGGTGACGCTCCCGGGAATGAAACCGGGGGTTCTATGCTTACGGGGATCTTGATCGCTATTGTGGGTGGTTTGCTGGCTACGGGATTCAGTTTTGCAAATGCGGTAGGTGCGGAACCGCTCGGCGCGGCCGTAGCGGAGCTGGGACTTGCCCCATGGAAAACTGCAGTAGCCGTTATGTTCCCGATCTTCATCAGCGGGGGTGTGGTGATGGGGCTCTACTTTGCCCAACAGCTAACCGTCAAGAAGCGTTGGGCTGATTTCAAAACGGTGCACGTTGTTCCTAACTTTTTTCTGATTTTGATCATGGCCATTTTCCACTATACCGCATCTGCCCTGTTTGCCTATGCGGCATCCAAACTGGGTGATGCGGGCAATACCGTGGGCTATGCTATTTTTAATGCGTCATGCGTTTGTACGGCCATTATGAGCGGTATCATCACCGGCGAATGGAAGCGGGCATCCGGGAGAGCAAAAGCATTGCTCTATGCCGGTTTAGGTTGCATGGTTATTGGAATTATTATCATCGCGTCCGGTAACGGGCTAGGTTAA
- a CDS encoding aldose epimerase family protein, producing MSITQVPFGSVDGIDVDLYCLENANGIIAKITNYGGIITSLIVPDSRGGRADIVCGFDTLEAYFSEAYKANSPYFGCIVGRYAARIKDAQFSVDGVQYPVAANDGTNHIHGGIKGFDKCVWNAEVEGNKLKLSLVSPEGDEGYPGQVEVTVVYSLTDENELVIDYSATTEKATPLSLTNHTYFNLGGFQEQILETEAMIVSDKLLTVDETNVQLGEEFPVAGTVWDYNRPKPFSAVFEEKEMGFETYYIFSKPVGAFAKVAEFYDSTSGRKLEVQTSEPSMLMYTGFYTSDELKRESGDQFGQFRGFCCETSRYPNGMNIEGAPDSITWPGEIYSQKTVFGLSW from the coding sequence ATGTCCATTACTCAAGTTCCTTTTGGGTCGGTCGACGGGATCGATGTCGACCTTTACTGTCTGGAGAATGCAAACGGGATAATCGCCAAAATTACAAACTATGGCGGTATCATCACTTCACTCATTGTTCCGGACAGCCGGGGCGGTCGTGCAGATATCGTCTGTGGCTTCGATACGCTGGAAGCTTATTTTTCGGAAGCGTATAAGGCAAACTCACCGTATTTCGGGTGTATTGTCGGGCGCTATGCGGCACGCATCAAGGATGCACAGTTTTCGGTGGACGGGGTGCAATATCCGGTGGCCGCAAATGACGGAACAAACCACATTCATGGTGGAATAAAAGGATTCGATAAGTGTGTCTGGAATGCGGAAGTGGAAGGGAATAAACTTAAACTTTCGCTTGTAAGTCCTGAGGGCGATGAAGGCTATCCCGGTCAGGTTGAAGTAACGGTGGTTTACTCGCTGACGGATGAGAATGAACTGGTCATCGACTATTCCGCGACAACAGAGAAGGCCACGCCGCTTTCGCTGACCAATCATACCTACTTTAATCTGGGTGGTTTTCAGGAGCAGATCCTGGAAACGGAAGCGATGATTGTATCCGATAAACTGTTAACAGTTGATGAAACGAATGTGCAGCTGGGTGAAGAGTTTCCTGTGGCTGGAACCGTATGGGACTACAACCGGCCCAAACCGTTCAGTGCCGTTTTTGAAGAAAAGGAAATGGGTTTTGAAACCTACTACATCTTCAGCAAACCGGTGGGGGCGTTTGCGAAGGTTGCTGAATTTTACGATTCTACCAGTGGCCGGAAGCTCGAGGTGCAGACATCCGAACCCAGTATGCTGATGTATACCGGCTTCTATACGTCCGATGAGCTCAAACGCGAAAGCGGTGATCAGTTTGGGCAGTTCAGGGGATTCTGCTGTGAAACTTCACGCTATCCAAATGGAATGAATATTGAGGGTGCGCCGGACAGTATTACATGGCCGGGTGAAATCTATTCGCAGAAAACCGTCTTCGGGCTCTCGTGGTAG